CCAAGAGTTTTTGCAATCAGATATAGTCCGTTATTACACAAAAGGGGTTGGCTGTACGTacgattttttttttgggctTTTCACGTTTCCTTTGTTGTGTTAAAATATCTAACACAAAAGGTTATTCACTTTGAACGTATTCATTGTTAACGACGCATTTtaacaaagaaataattatCGTTCTAGATTAATAACGCCAGAAACTTAGacattgtttattttttcttttgcttTATTTTGTCTGTACAATTAAGGAGTGTAGACACGGAGTGATTGATTAAAtgttttccaattttgttggtttaCGCTATACGGGGATACTGCTGATGATCTTATGAAGAATGCGAGACTTGTGGCATGATTTGGGAGCAGACCTAATTATAATATGCCAAAGATCTCCGAAATGTCAATCTTATTATCATCGACATCACCGCACCGCACCGCACCGCACCgatcaaaagaaaaaaataatatctGGATATATGCAAGCTTGCGTTTCTCTTTTTCGTATTTTATTGCTCGcaataaatcaaaagtaGATGCATgacaagaacaaaaaaaaaaataaaatagaatcAATTGGCAAGTTGATggttatttattattagtactGGCTAATTCACAGGTATGCTGGTTATGGGGATTTGTCTATAAGTTTTAGTGTgagtttatttttaagATTATTTCTACTTGCTTTTAGAGTTTAAATCTCgcgtttttttttttgtttgctTCCTATTGTTTACTAGACCTAATCAACAATCGGGCGTTTTTTGCTTCCACTTGTTTCACCCCCCTGTATACTGGTATTGAGTATTAATGGGTCAATTCTACCAGAACCAAGACATGCAAAGAAGGATTGGGAGTGGAAAAGAGTATTGGTCTCAATCTAAAGAAAATACAAGCgtttagttagttagtttaGAATGAAATTTATGCGACTCTGGTTTTCCTTTTGACCatactatttttttttttttcacaaaTGTTACactttcaatattatttctatttATTTTAGATTCAATTACGGGAAGTTAACTCTTGGCAGTTGGAATtaagaattaattgatatttgcACAAATAGGTgggttgtttttttattgtgCGGTAGTTATCATCACAACACGACAAAAAATAGGACAAACACAACAAAGTTCTCTCTCTCTGAATTACAGATATTTCTATATTGTTCTGAAGGTTATTGTTTACAATTATCCGTTCTTTTTGAGAAATACTGCTAGAAAGGTTGTTTTCATCGACAGTGCTCTCCTAGTGATGGTAGGGTATGTAGAACGTTCTGGTGACTGCTAGCTAGTATTTACACTTGCAAAAGCAAATTCAACCAGAATAATATACAAACAGTTGAGTTTTTTAATAGTTCAATTACAAGTAATTCcacaaaaaccaaaaaatcaCTCAATTTGCTGGACTTATTGTTACTACAATTGCTATACTTGTTGAAATAATCGTTCTACTTGTTCAATACATCGTTCTACTTGTTTTCCAATGTACACATCaacttctttctttgttttaaCAACGTAGGTACACGAAATGTTTTTGCCATTTCATTGCctgttttgtttgttttgttgtgATTATTGTCAGATTGACTCCTTTCCGAAACTTATAATTTAGATCAATTGGTTTTAAGTAAGCTAAATCTGTATTCAGGTTGGAGCTtataactttttttttagaagaATTAGAGGGGGGGTTATGGACTCGGCTGAATATAAAGCCTCCTAAAACTAGTTTTTTATagttttgaacaatttagATTTTCATCTTAATTGGGTACGAATTGCAAGATTTTTGGCTTTTATGCAGTCTCgtgttttttgtttttgtgtCATTTTGTACCGACCAATGGTAGCTTCCGGGGAGTTACCATCTGTTTTCCCGAATAAGAACTCAACTATCCTAATTTAGAGTTTTGATAACAATTGGTTTGCATAAAATGTGATTTCTGGTGTATTCAAAATAacgttatttttttgtttgtagTTCATTGTTTCCCCGTCTGTTATCAAGATGTAGAATTCCAAAAATCgacttcttctttatttcTCCCTAAGAGCGTATCGTTCAAGTTGATAATGGAAATTGCATTTTGATAACTGAGTTAACTGCACAATAGTGTGATTATAATGTGTAAGGATTGAGGACTTTATAATTGTTGGAACATTGATACAGTGTTGCAACTAGGTAATTTTGCTTTGTTTTGTGGTTCGGTATTGGTTTGGACTAATTGATTAGTGCAAGTGCTCACTACCAACGTTTTAATAATGCTTGGCATCTTACTGGATTGGGGTGAATCAATTActtcaattatattgaattaGGATGATATATATACCGATGGAGAAATGACAAGCATAGTGGTTTTTGTGTCGATTCGAAGCCATTTGGTATCTTTGTTTGATATTGCGCTGGCGCATACAGAATCTAATTATCTTAAAAAATACACAAATCGATGGCGTTTTTGGAGAATGAAATTCACTTTATTTCTCAAATCATTCTGAGTTTATGTTAcatcttgttgtttttctgAAGGTATTCTTACcaaatttcaatcaaaagaaaaaaaaaaaaaaaataactgCAAATATAGTAAGTTGTAAAAGCAATTGAAGATTAATCTATCAAACTCAATTAGAAAACAGTCTCCATACTACGATGTTTAGATTGCAGCAATTACTGTTGACTTTTATCTTCTAATAGATATAGATTGGTTCTCACAAGAACCACGTCTGCACGTGACTTACACGTGCAAGCTCTTTTATGTCTAAGAATGCAGAAAACTCTTCTGCCAAGCTCATTACAAACATTTCTctggattattattattgtacGGCTCTTAATGCAACCTGTGCTACTAATTAGTTGCTGTTCAGTATTAGAACACTTTGGATTGATTATCAAACTGTGGTTGGACATTTCCTAGGTCGTGAATAAAACGGTCACTtacaacagaaaaaaagaagaggaaCAATTTCAACCAATAGTAAAGAAGCTAGACGGATTTCCCATTAACGGAATTACTTTTCtcagcaaaaaaaaaaaaaaacaacaaaatccCAATCATAGTAACCAGtaacgaaaaaaaaaagaaaagaaaaaccaagaaaattATCAACTGTCATTATAAATCTATCATCAAGGGGACGAACTGTCATCTTAGCTAgcagttttttttttttaaattgaagATTCCAATACTATATTATGGCAAATTCACTCAACcttattgtttttcttcaaaaatGAAGGGATCACGTGGCTTACCGATTGAACATTTTCTGTTttcctatttttttttactaaAACCAACAGTAACAAATTTGcaaatcaataaacaaatttgaatatCAAACTTCTTCTTGACCATTTTGTGTACTATTTtctaatcaatttaatatttttccCGGCTTAAATAACTGAATCTAATtggttgaaattgaaaaattagtttaaaagttttttttttttttcattttgtggTTTGTCTAATTTTATATACCGGAACATGGCTTTTACAGAATTATGAAGGagaacaatttcaatttatcagaTGGAATCGCAATTACTTGAACAATATTTACACCCAATGAAATTCATTTGTTTAGAATAGGGATttctaattttaataaatttatgtAGTACATAAATTAACCAAATACTGTAAAAGAAGGGGTTAAACCagaattgataaattcaataaactAGTTTTAATACATCAGTTAACTCAATTCGTTATCTGATTAATCTAGCCacaaaacagaaaaaaaaaaattaaaattatttccACCACCACACTACACCCCCCTTCGCTTCACCTActaaaaggaaaaaaaagggaaaagGATTTACAAAAAACACATATTATTGTAAAACTGCCATCATTTAATTGGTTAAGATGAAAGACAATGTGCATCGGGCCCAATCGTTCCCGATTAACAAGAGGCTATTATTGCAGATTTACTAACTTTTACCACTAATTAGTTATTGTACTATGGAATCTAAACAATAGCACATtctaatttaaattaaaaaaatttttttctctttttttaatttcaataatgaaGGTATATGCATCCTCTCACCttattatattaaattaataattgtataAATATTGATGCCATCCCCTATGTTTgtaaattgaatgaaaacctcttcttctttttctttttcttctttagaTTTTGGTGAATCTCCCTCcttattgaaagaaattatcaaatctttACATTTAAAGCTTTGTGAAttagattattatttttttttggcgCAAAAGATAATCCTATACtaatatttgtttgtttcttatttttttttcattaaattcgATTTTTCCAGCTACTTACactttttgttgttattgtatCTTGTCAATTATTCATTAGTTTAATTACTTAACAGAGAcactaaaaaaagaataaacaCTAAAAATGGTTGACGTATTTAAcgttcaaatttttttcatcgTTTTCAGAGAATCGTTGGAAGCCatcattgttgtttcagTGCTTTTAGCATTCGTCAAACAATCCATGGGTGGTAGTTCCGACCCTAAATTAAAGAAACGATTGTATCGTCAGATTTGGCTAGGGGCGGGGCTAGGAGTTCTAGTCTGTCTTATTATTGGTTGTGCTTTCATTGGTGCGTTCTACGGGTTAGGTAAAGATATTTGGGGTAATTCCGAAGATTTATGGGAAGGTATCTTTTGTATCATTGCTACTGTCTTGATTACTGCTATGGGTATTCCAATGTTgagaatcaacaaaatgaaGGAAAAATGGAGAGTCAAATTAGCTCAAGCTTTGATTAAAACTCCATCTAACAAAAAAGATAGATTCAGATTGGGTTATCTTGGTAAGAAATATGCTCTTTTCATTTTACCATTCATCACTTGTTTGCGTGAAGGTTTGGAAGCTGTTGTTTTCGttggtggtgttggtttGAACAGTCCAGCCACTTCTTTCCCAATTCCAGTCATTGTTGGTTTAATTGCCGGTATCATCGTTGGTGCCTTATTGTACTACTTTGGTTCCAGTGTATCTATGCAAATTTTCTTGATCATCTCCACCTGTATTTTGTACTTGATTGCTGCTGGTTTGTTCTCCAGAGGTATTTGGTATTTTGAAACCAATACTTACAACAAAAAGACTGGTGGTGACGCTTCCGAAAATGGTTCTGGTCCAGGTACTTATGATATTGCTAAATCTGTTTGGCATGTTAACTGTTGTAACCCAGAAACCGATAATGGTTGGGATATCTTCAATGCCATTTTGGGTTGGCAAAATTCTGCCACTTATGGTTCCGTCATTTCTTACAATGTGTACTGGCTTTTCATCATCTGCGTTTTGTTATTAATGGTCTACGAAGAAAAACACGGTCATTTGCCATTTACCAAAAACTTGACTTTGGTCCAATTGAACCCAATGTACCACATCAAAGGTAAGAAGAAGTTAGAATTAAACAAAgctgaaaaagaagaattgttCACTAAACTTCAACAGCAAAACTTTGGTCAAGCTGCAGAAGTCGATGAAACTTCatcaaacaaattaattgaatccaaagaaaacaaataaacttggtttattatcattcaaCAATAGCAAAAGTAAGagaatattatttgattagtATTGGtgaaatattgatttcattttattttatcttCAGAGATATTAAGAAAATAAtgcacacacacacaaatatattttttttaatatcaaattggaTAATCAATTGAGTGGATGATATCAACTAATTCTAATTGATATCTCAAACTATCTTgctattattgttgatctAACTGGATTTTACATTCGTTTTTatatttccttttttttttttatttggtcATCAAGTTTACAAAGTCGCCAcactttatttttttttattattttaatttgtttattttcatattcTGATTTTATGCAATGCTTTAAAtgtgaattttttttttttagatataattttaatatagGGGGTTTTTAAGggttaaattttttttttattattgtttatatgTTTTAACACATCTAGATATACTTTTCTTAAATGTACATTCAAACGGgtcaataaatcattacAATTAAATGTAAACTTATATACATTAACAATATTGCGGTTccttttattattactcTAAAACAATAtacaaaattcaaatagAAACtcttatttcatttttttataatcagCAAAGGATAACTTCTTTACGACTTTAGTAGGGACAGCTGTTTCTGGCACCAACGTCACATCACGCGTCTTGTTCTCTCCATTGTCAGACACCAAAGACACCTTTTCAACCAACTTCAAATTAACGTCTTCTCCGGTAACTGCTGAGGCTTCAACTTGTTTGATTATTGGTTTTagtttttcttcaatattcTTGTCAATAATTGCCACCAATTCAGGTACTACTGGTACAGGAATCTCAACTGTCATTGGATCAGCATCATCCTCACTAGATACTGGGGTTGGTTGTTGGACTGTTGTTGTCATTTCAACATTGGTCCGAAGGTTTGCcaacaattgttgtttgaatGGTAATTTATATAACATCGGTGGTTTCTCGTTGCCTTTACTATCATCAGCATTTGCTCCAATTCCTGTTATTCCTGACCCCGGACCAGGACCAGGACCAGAACCGGCTCCACCATCAGCAGCTTCTTCTAATGCAGACtcctctttttcttcagaTCTTTGTTGCTCATTGTCATTATCCGACCcttcttttttctctcCTGACAATAACTCAGTTTGAATTCgttgatttctttgattCAACCTTTCCTCCCAAGAAACATATTGTTTTTCTGGTCTTGGCAAtatcaattcttctttggaCTTTGTTATGTTGACATTGCTCAAAGATGATGCCTTTCTTGTTGATCTCATCAAATAAGACGTggccttttttattttgaaaattgcACACAGTGAAGATGCATTTGACGTCGAACACCCACATTCAACAAAATgcaaaatattatcaatataaGTAATCAATGCTGATTTCTCTTCATTCGTCAAATTCTCAAATTTCTCCAGATTATTATTGGCATAAAGCTTTAATATAGGATGATCTACATCCCATTCCCAAGGTAATCGcaattcttcatcttgATTTTCTGATTTTAATGTGATTGGTTTTGAAGTAAACACTAAAAATCGAAACCTATTTTGCTCTGGTACATAAACAGTCTCTATTTTGCAATTGGCCGATGATGGACACGCCTTACGAATAAATCTACTTTCATTACCAACAAATCTAGAATCCAAGACAATATCCATAGTTTCATCATTGTGTTGCATTGGAATCGCTGTCTTTAAAACTTTCGGCTTGGGACTACCCCACAAACGATATTGATTGATCGAATCTCGACAATAATTCTTAAACAAATCAACCTCTCctaaatattcaattattggaGTATCTTCTGGGATCGTTAAAGACCCGGTGCTACCACCGTTGCTGGATATAAACAATGCGAGTTTGGAAATGCCATTGAATTTTTGCTTCTGATTATCTGTGTAAGGTTTAACTTGAATGGTGGTTTTGTTAaaattattcttctttttaaGTTTGTTATGttcttgtaaatatttGGTGAAATTTGGTAAGTTTATTTTACTCCATTTGATCGATTTAAATTGACTCAGACTCATTATGGTAACGTTACGGAAATGCTTACCCTGTTGTTCCAGTTTAggtaatttgaaaaattgactGGCAAACTCCAGtccaatattatcaatgaaTTCTTTGATCGCTTGTCTCTTGTAATCGTTTTCCgttaaattataatatacTGATTGGTATGATTCTGCTGTTATTCCATCCTCTAgcaattcattttctttgtttggCAAATCATCCATCTCATCTGGACGAGGACTTTGAAATTTTGGTGCTGGAGAGCCACTAGCTGAGTTGCTTGAATTTGTGTTCGTTTTGTCTTCTGTCTTCCTCTTTTTATTATCGACCTTTTCGGAATTCAgctgttttctttttgctccatgttgatgttgttgcgGCAATGCTTTAACTGTAGCTTGGCGGCTGTTCTCCAGTCTGTCTATATCTAATCGCTGCATGGTTCTCGATCGAGATGCTTCAGGATCAAACTTCCCCCATTTGCTTTCATcacaataataacattTGTACATGTCTTCAGGAACTTCTTCAGCATTTTCATAGCCCATACATACACAATGCTGCCATCTAAAACAGACATCACATTGAATCGTGAAcccatcatcatcctcaATTCCACATATACATCCTATCAAACCTGAATCGGGATTGACTTGGTAAGTTTCCAACGGTGGAGGAACATATTTATCTTTAGACAGACTCTTGATAGCAGGCTTATTTGCTGAATCAGAGTCTATCACAGCAGTCACtttgtcgttgttgttcGTAGCTACCAACACGACCTTTTCCTTCACCATTTCCTCTTCCTCGTCCTCTTCTTCAGGTTCCGTCAATTGGTCTTCTTCGGATTTTGATATCGCTGGTACAACTGAAACAGGCACTACTTGAGCCTTTTCTTTAACTAAAACTGGTTTCTGATCCACGAGCTTTAAGGGAAGCGGATTATCAACAGCTGCAGTTAatgcagcagcagcaataACTGCATTATCAgtgtttctttctttagaTCTCAAATCTATACCTCTTTGAAATGCAGGTGTTGGAGATGGTGTTGTGGACTGGTTTTGTTGATTCTGTAGTTGCTGAAGTTGTTGCTGATGATGTAACTCCAACTTTGCTATGGTTGCCTCAGGAGTAGAACGCGATCGTTCATGGTTTGGTTTGAAACTACCCTTTTTAGGTAACCCAGAAGTTGGAGAAATAGACTTTTGCTTCCTTTCGTAATTACCTGACACTGCTGGTGGTGGCGGAGTTACAATTTGTTCAGGTGGATTCATCAAAATACTTATGGAGCTTTTGCGAGGTTGTGGAGCAATGTCGGAAGGAGTGTCGTTAACAAGCATACTAATTGAAGTTCTTTTCGGAGGAGTTACAGGTTTGCTTTTATCGTGAGTGACTGATGTAGACTGGAGGTTGCTCGTAGTATTGTTATTGGAGGGGACTGGAAAATCAAACTTAACAGATGGGGATGGAGATGTCACATTCTTTTCGTTATGCTCAGACGATTTTCGTGTGGTTGATCCGGAATTAGTATGCTGTTGGGTAAGGGGTTGTTGCTGTGGTAGCTGTTGAAGAGCTGGTGGGGATGACATATTTGATACTGGTGAATGCTGATTCAGCAGCTCATGTTTAGCTACCAGGCTGGCAAACATCAACAAAGTGGAGGCGTCTTGAAGTAACTGTTCTTGGTCTTTATTAGTCATTAAAGAATAAACACTTATAAAGACTACTAACTAATAGTATCGACaaaccaaacaaacaaaatagaaaaatgaaatgaaaatcTTCAACAgtttctttaatttctttttaaatataggaataaatattgaatatatatatatatgtacgTGTGTGTGTATTGGTGTGTTTCTTTTGCAAAATagtaatgaagaaaaaaagcaaTGAAAACTTCcaacaaatttgaaataatttaattaaacgatataaaaataaaagataaACTATTTCGGTACTAGTTTGATTGTTTGTACAAGTTAttctacttttttttttttatttcctTCTCTCTCTGTCTGTCTCGCTTCGTTCACACGCATTTATACCTatatacacacacataGTTCTTCTCTCCTCCTCCCCTCCCGCCTCTTCGTACAATTTGTTAGGGCCACATACAAACACCATACACACTAACTATAcgtttattttatatttatttcttcttggtTTCATTTTGTCTATACGACGAAAGATACTAAAAATCTAATGCAAGTGTGTTATGTTAAAAGTACAGAACTGTCTATTCCGTTTTGCtcgtttgtttgtttgtttgtttgtgcCAAACCAATTATGAAATTTACTAATTTTCTCTTCTATACGATCAACTACTAAAAGCCCTATTTTCTTTGGTCGTATAGACCAATCAGAACTTACCCAACCCAACCGAAACCCAtaaaaaaatgaacaaaTGTTAGGAGAATACCCAAGTAATCCGAATTTGGTATTAAAACTTGGTTAATACATCCCttaatattttattctCTCTAGTcgttctttctttttatgtTAGTTGTGGCATGTTGTTTAGCAGTGTCTTTCCAACATATGCAACATTTGAAACATGGAAATGGGGTATCTTAAATTCATGCAAGATCAAACGAATTATATCATCTTGATCGTCATATGTTAACACCTTTACAGATTTACATGGGAACAAACAATTTCCATAGAAACAAcatgaaaagaaaagaaaaccatACATTATTTTATGATCACAACTATTTACATTAATCTAATCTAAACTCCCAGACACCcaaagataataaataacTACTGCTGATGCATATATGACTCATCACATAATAGATACGACCAAACACATTGGGCTAATTGGACGCCGCTCCCTTTTCGTTTTGCAATTTCTCCAAATACTCTAGCTCTTTCTTTAACGTATCCATCGCATAATATACTTTACTTTGAAGATAGAATGAATTCCCTTGTTCTTTCGAGTTCACATTAAACAAATAGTCGTACTTCTCTTCAACCTTATCTAAGCTTAGCTCGGTCTTttccaaatccaaaatttTCATTGCTTCTTCCACAGGTATACCTCCAGCAGAACTAGCCTTGGCTGGTCTTCCTGCGGCGCCAGCAGCTGAAGCTTTGGCGGCTTGCCTATAAGCTTCAGTAAAAGCACGACCAAACACGGAAGCACCAGTAAATATCACGTTAACTAATAATCTGTGAGCCattttaaatgataaaacaAGTTGATTAATCCggggtggtggtggtggtgatagTGTTCGTTATTGTTTgacaatcaaaaatttttctttctaaaaCAAGGATCATGTTTTTTTGCTTTGTAATCTCTCTGTTACCGAGAGTTATGAATATCGACCAAAAAACACGACCTTggaaagagaaaagaaatgagTAAAGAAAAGACATCACTCAGTTGTCCCCTTTGTATTAATTGAGGTTTCTTGTGTTCATAGACAgagaaataaaatatttattttacaTCAGAAATTG
This is a stretch of genomic DNA from Candida dubliniensis CD36 chromosome 1, complete sequence. It encodes these proteins:
- a CDS encoding high-affinity iron permease, putative (Similar to C. albicans FTR1;~Similar to S. cerevisiae FTR1) — its product is MVDVFNVQIFFIVFRESLEAIIVVSVLLAFVKQSMGGSSDPKLKKRLYRQIWLGAGLGVLVCLIIGCAFIGAFYGLGKDIWGNSEDLWEGIFCIIATVLITAMGIPMLRINKMKEKWRVKLAQALIKTPSNKKDRFRLGYLGKKYALFILPFITCLREGLEAVVFVGGVGLNSPATSFPIPVIVGLIAGIIVGALLYYFGSSVSMQIFLIISTCILYLIAAGLFSRGIWYFETNTYNKKTGGDASENGSGPGTYDIAKSVWHVNCCNPETDNGWDIFNAILGWQNSATYGSVISYNVYWLFIICVLLLMVYEEKHGHLPFTKNLTLVQLNPMYHIKGKKKLELNKAEKEELFTKLQQQNFGQAAEVDETSSNKLIESKENK
- a CDS encoding SET domain-containing protein, putative (In S. cerevisiae: part of the Set3C complex, which is required to repress early/middle sporulation genes during meiosis), producing the protein MTNKDQEQLLQDASTLLMFASSVAKHESSNQHSPVSNMSSPPALQQLPQQQPLTQQHTNSGSTTRKSSEHNEKNVTSPSPSVKFDFPVPSNNNTTSNLQSTSVTHDKSKPVTPPKRTSISMLVNDTPSDIAPQPRKSSISILMNPPEQIVTPPPPAVSGNYERKQKSISPTSGLPKKGSFKPNHERSRSTPEATIAKLELHHQQQLQQLQNQQNQSTTPSPTPAFQRGIDLRSKERNTDNAVIAAAALTAAVDNPLPLKLVDQKPVLVKEKAQVVPVSVVPAISKSEEDQLTEPEEEDEEEEMVKEKVVLVATNNNDKVTAVIDSDSANKPAIKSSSKDKYVPPPLETYQVNPDSGLIGCICGIEDDDGFTIQCDVCFRWQHCVCMGYENAEEVPEDMYKCYYCDESKWGKFDPEASRSRTMQRLDIDRSENSRQATVKALPQQHQHGAKRKQSNSEKVDNKKRKTEDKTNTNSSNSASGSPAPKFQSPRPDEMDDLPNKENELLEDGITAESYQSVYYNLTENDYKRQAIKEFIDNIGSEFASQFFKLPKSEQQGKHFRNVTIMSSSQFKSIKWSKINLPNFTKYLQEHNKLKKKNNFNKTTIQVKPYTDNQKQKFNGISKLALFISSNGGSTGSLTIPEDTPIIEYLGEVDLFKNYCRDSINQYRLWGSPKPKVLKTAIPMQHNDETMDIVLDSRFVGNESRFIRKACPSSANCKIETVYVPEQNRFRFLVFTSKPITLKSENQDEELRLPWEWDVDHPILKLYANNNSEKFENLTNEEKSALITYIDNILHFVECGCSTSNASSSCAIFKIKKATSYLMRSTRKASSLSNVNITKSKEELILPRPEKQYVSWEERLNQRNQRIQTELLSGEKKEGSDNDNEQQRSEEKEESALEEAADGGAGSGPGPGPGSGITGIGANADDSKGNEKPPMLYKLPFKQQLLANLRTNVEMTTTVQQPTPVSSEDDADPMTVEIPVPVVPELVAIIDKNIEEKLKPIIKQVEASAVTGEDVNLKLVEKVSLVSDNGENKTRDVTLVPETAVPTKVVKKLSFADYKKMK